From a single Calothrix sp. NIES-2098 genomic region:
- a CDS encoding hydantoinase B/oxoprolinase has product MYSTSKPDPVRLEIFKNLYQFIAEQMGIVLQNTAASVNIKERLDFSCAIFDASGLLVANAPHIPVHLGSMSESVRSLINDKSDTIKSGNVYLSNNPYNGGTHLPDVTAITPVFDEQENQIIFYVASRGHQADIGGITPGSMPPHSTTVEEEGILFDNFLLVEQGNFREVAVRDILLNHSYPARNPNQNIADFKAQIAANERGVQELRKMVEQYGLDIVQAYMKFVQDNAEESVRRAIKVLKDGAFIYEMDSGAKIQVKVSINRENRSAIIDFTGTSGQLNSNFNAPKAVTQAAVLYVFRTLVDDNIPLNAGCLKPLAIIIPEGCMLNPTHPAAVVAGNVETSQTIVDALYGALGAIAASQGTMNNFTFGDRRYQYYETICGGSGAGVNFHGTDAVHTHMTNSRLTDPEVLETRYPVMVESFSLRPDSGGKGKYVGGNGVIRRIKFLEPMTANILSNHRRVPPFGLNGGEAGQVGRNWIQRQDGTQDNLDSTATVEMQPGDIFVIETPGGGGFGQR; this is encoded by the coding sequence ATGTACTCAACATCTAAACCAGACCCCGTTCGTTTAGAAATATTTAAAAATCTCTATCAATTTATCGCTGAACAAATGGGGATTGTTTTGCAAAACACAGCAGCATCAGTAAATATCAAAGAACGTTTAGATTTCTCCTGTGCTATCTTCGATGCTTCAGGATTATTAGTTGCTAATGCCCCTCACATTCCCGTACATTTAGGCTCAATGAGTGAAAGTGTCCGCAGTTTAATTAACGATAAAAGCGACACTATAAAATCGGGAAATGTATATTTATCTAATAATCCCTATAATGGCGGAACCCATCTTCCCGATGTCACAGCTATTACACCCGTTTTTGACGAACAAGAAAACCAAATTATTTTCTACGTTGCTTCTCGCGGACATCAAGCCGATATTGGAGGTATCACTCCCGGTTCTATGCCTCCTCACAGTACTACAGTAGAAGAAGAAGGAATTTTATTTGATAATTTTCTCTTAGTTGAACAGGGAAATTTTCGAGAAGTAGCAGTAAGAGATATACTACTCAATCATTCATACCCGGCGCGTAATCCCAATCAAAACATTGCTGACTTCAAAGCACAAATTGCTGCTAATGAAAGAGGAGTACAAGAACTCCGGAAAATGGTTGAGCAATACGGACTCGATATAGTTCAAGCTTACATGAAATTTGTCCAAGATAATGCTGAGGAGTCAGTTAGGAGGGCGATTAAAGTTCTCAAAGATGGTGCATTTATTTATGAAATGGATAGCGGTGCTAAAATCCAAGTAAAAGTAAGTATTAACCGAGAAAATCGCAGTGCCATTATTGATTTTACTGGCACATCTGGGCAATTAAACAGTAATTTTAATGCTCCCAAAGCTGTGACCCAAGCAGCAGTATTATATGTCTTTCGGACTTTAGTTGATGATAATATTCCCCTGAATGCTGGCTGTCTGAAACCTTTAGCAATTATCATTCCTGAAGGTTGTATGCTGAACCCAACTCATCCAGCAGCAGTAGTAGCGGGTAATGTCGAGACATCCCAAACGATAGTTGATGCTTTATATGGTGCCTTAGGTGCGATCGCAGCTTCTCAAGGAACCATGAATAATTTTACTTTCGGCGATCGGCGCTATCAATATTATGAAACGATCTGCGGCGGTTCGGGTGCAGGGGTTAACTTTCATGGTACTGATGCAGTTCACACCCACATGACCAACTCTCGCTTGACCGACCCAGAAGTTTTAGAAACCCGCTATCCTGTAATGGTAGAAAGCTTTAGTTTGCGTCCCGATAGCGGTGGTAAAGGAAAATATGTCGGCGGTAACGGGGTGATTCGCCGCATCAAGTTTCTGGAACCGATGACAGCGAATATTCTGTCTAATCATCGCCGTGTCCCTCCCTTTGGATTAAATGGTGGCGAAGCGGGACAAGTCGGACGCAACTGGATACAGCGTCAAGATGGAACCCAAGATAATTTAGATAGTACTGCAACTGTAGAGATGCAACCTGGAGATATTTTTGTCATAGAAACACCTGGCGGTGGAGGTTTTGGTCAAAGATGA
- a CDS encoding TetR family transcriptional regulator, with protein MSKQINTPTGRPRSTHADQAIIQATLDLLAEVGYQSMSIEAIASRAGVGKTTIYRRYSSKEELVADAIESLRADLTIPDTGSFWGDMDIAIKNAAKKILSPLGRQTLALIISTASSNPQFAQVYWTKYTMPRREAFAKVLQRAKARGEIDKDADVDLIFDLLSGSLYYAIIFKPTAEPVETYMRRIVNILLQGIGTD; from the coding sequence ATGAGCAAGCAGATTAATACCCCTACAGGACGCCCGCGTAGTACCCATGCCGACCAAGCTATTATCCAAGCGACCTTGGATCTACTAGCTGAGGTGGGATATCAAAGCATGAGCATAGAAGCGATCGCATCCCGTGCTGGAGTCGGGAAAACTACCATCTATCGGCGTTACAGTTCCAAAGAAGAACTAGTTGCCGATGCAATTGAAAGTTTGCGGGCAGATTTAACAATTCCCGATACAGGTAGTTTCTGGGGAGATATGGATATTGCGATTAAAAATGCGGCAAAAAAAATCCTCAGTCCCTTGGGGCGTCAGACACTCGCCTTAATTATCAGTACTGCATCGAGCAATCCTCAATTTGCCCAAGTCTATTGGACAAAATACACTATGCCGCGCCGCGAAGCTTTTGCCAAAGTTCTGCAACGGGCAAAGGCTAGAGGTGAAATCGACAAAGATGCCGATGTCGATCTGATCTTCGATCTACTGAGTGGATCGCTATATTACGCCATCATCTTTAAACCCACAGCCGAGCCTGTAGAAACTTATATGCGCCGGATTGTCAATATTTTGCTTCAAGGTATTGGTACTGACTAG
- a CDS encoding secretion protein HlyD: MNKSQSAKLDVDLNAPTDAVNDIYIEQDNTQNSAFEPDVALDPLPSVADSVPNSRVRKRRIWLLVLGAITLAVATVFGWRWWQFQHTHISTDNAQIQGHVSPIAPKISATVQKIQVKEGDRVKAGQPLIILENQDLNLNVQQAEANFAAAQAQLQSAADTVPLTSQTNIAQLQQAQANLAASESAAIAAKAEVSQAQAVVDANRAKVAQAQTEVNKTQADFRRYKTLYREGAIAAQQRDTARAAWENALANLTAAKQTVAQAQAQVNNAQAQLQKALAQAEAARGQVAETRISGQKVVVQKSQTKQAQAQVAQAAAALALARQQIKYTVIQAPLSGYVGKLTAQVGQKVDIGQPLLSIVPLDTEQIYVEANFRETTLKNLYIGEPAEIEVDAYPGEVFRATVVGISPATGSSFALLPPDNATGNYNKVVQWLPVRLNFHPDADPQHKLRAGLSVKVTVNTTPAKYGYKH, from the coding sequence ATGAATAAGTCTCAATCCGCCAAACTTGATGTCGATCTCAATGCCCCTACTGATGCTGTCAACGATATCTATATAGAGCAAGACAATACCCAAAACTCGGCGTTTGAGCCTGATGTTGCGCTCGATCCCCTGCCATCCGTTGCAGATTCCGTGCCGAATTCTCGCGTGCGCAAACGACGCATCTGGTTGCTCGTGCTGGGAGCCATTACCCTAGCAGTAGCCACAGTCTTTGGCTGGCGGTGGTGGCAATTCCAACACACTCATATCAGTACAGATAATGCTCAGATTCAAGGTCATGTTTCTCCCATTGCCCCTAAAATCTCTGCCACCGTGCAGAAAATTCAGGTAAAGGAAGGCGATCGTGTCAAAGCCGGACAACCGCTAATTATCCTTGAAAACCAAGACTTAAATCTGAATGTGCAACAGGCAGAAGCGAATTTCGCCGCAGCCCAAGCCCAATTGCAAAGCGCCGCAGATACTGTACCTTTAACTAGCCAAACAAATATCGCTCAATTACAGCAAGCGCAAGCGAACTTAGCTGCCAGTGAGTCGGCAGCGATCGCAGCCAAAGCGGAAGTTAGCCAAGCTCAAGCAGTAGTAGATGCCAATCGAGCAAAGGTGGCGCAAGCGCAAACTGAGGTAAATAAAACCCAAGCTGATTTCCGTCGCTATAAAACCCTATATAGAGAAGGTGCGATTGCCGCCCAGCAACGCGATACAGCAAGAGCAGCATGGGAAAATGCCTTAGCAAATCTTACCGCCGCCAAGCAAACTGTCGCTCAAGCCCAAGCTCAGGTGAATAATGCTCAAGCTCAGTTACAAAAAGCCTTAGCTCAAGCTGAAGCCGCTAGAGGGCAGGTAGCAGAAACTCGGATTTCTGGGCAGAAAGTTGTAGTGCAAAAGAGCCAAACCAAGCAGGCGCAAGCACAGGTGGCACAAGCTGCTGCCGCCTTGGCGCTAGCTCGGCAGCAAATTAAATACACGGTTATTCAAGCTCCTCTAAGTGGTTATGTGGGAAAGCTGACGGCGCAAGTTGGGCAAAAAGTTGATATCGGCCAACCTTTACTCTCGATAGTGCCGTTAGACACCGAGCAAATTTATGTAGAGGCTAATTTTAGAGAGACAACCCTGAAAAACTTATATATCGGAGAGCCAGCAGAAATTGAAGTTGATGCCTATCCTGGTGAAGTTTTTCGGGCAACGGTTGTGGGAATTAGCCCAGCTACAGGATCGAGTTTCGCTCTGCTACCGCCAGATAATGCCACAGGTAACTACAACAAAGTAGTGCAGTGGCTACCAGTACGTTTAAATTTTCATCCCGATGCCGATCCCCAACATAAGTTGCGGGCAGGGCTAAGTGTCAAGGTGACTGTAAATACTACCCCAGCTAAATATGGCTACAAACATTAA
- a CDS encoding RNA methyltransferase, trmH family protein, with product MAGVKSSSHERLDVEATLTEVEKLQFDRAYRHASGLFYIEGVRNFVKAIDNGFDISAIVFSEKLLTAPLARKLVRRSRRAGVPCINVTPEQFRHVSHTERASGIGAIARQRWFNLDNISSQTGLCWVALQTVRSPGNLGTLIRTSEAVGGAGFIFIGASIDPFDPDVVRASMSSLFNQKFVRTNLSALRHWIRDRKISTIGASPDGMNDFHQFNYPSSTLVFLGEERQGLTPQQRDLCQHLVRIPMVGAVDSLNLAVAGSLLMYEIYKSKTSCIPIQS from the coding sequence ATGGCTGGTGTTAAGAGTTCCAGCCACGAACGGTTAGATGTTGAGGCTACGCTAACCGAGGTTGAAAAGCTCCAATTTGACCGCGCATATCGTCACGCCTCAGGATTATTTTATATTGAGGGTGTGCGTAACTTTGTAAAAGCAATTGACAACGGTTTCGATATTTCCGCGATCGTGTTTAGCGAGAAACTGCTCACAGCACCTCTAGCAAGGAAGCTAGTTCGCAGATCGCGCCGCGCTGGTGTTCCTTGTATTAACGTTACGCCAGAACAATTTCGCCATGTCTCCCATACTGAAAGAGCTTCTGGTATTGGTGCGATCGCGCGTCAACGTTGGTTTAATTTAGATAATATCTCATCGCAAACTGGCTTGTGCTGGGTAGCTTTGCAAACTGTTCGTTCGCCAGGAAACCTGGGAACCTTGATTCGCACATCCGAAGCGGTGGGTGGTGCGGGGTTTATCTTCATTGGCGCAAGTATAGATCCTTTTGATCCCGATGTTGTTCGCGCATCCATGAGTTCGCTGTTTAATCAGAAATTTGTCCGTACAAACTTGTCAGCATTACGTCATTGGATACGCGATCGCAAAATTTCTACTATTGGTGCTTCACCTGATGGAATGAATGACTTTCATCAATTTAATTATCCGTCATCAACTCTTGTTTTCCTCGGTGAAGAGCGTCAAGGACTGACTCCACAACAGCGAGACTTATGTCAACATCTAGTGCGAATTCCGATGGTAGGTGCAGTTGATTCCCTCAATCTGGCTGTCGCCGGAAGCTTGTTGATGTACGAGATTTATAAGTCGAAAACATCTTGTATTCCAATACAATCGTGA
- a CDS encoding (p)ppGpp synthetase I, SpoT/RelA — protein MSTIVLNSTVDVPLPEWLKKCIIHSSGSGGNSENDRRYNDANLICRAFEFAYKLHQGQYRKSGEPYICHPVAVAGLLRDLGGSPAMIAAGFLHDVVEDTDVTIEQIEEFFGAEVRQLVEGVTKLSKINFKSKTESQAENFRRMFLAMAKDIRVIVVKLADRLHNMRTLQVMPDEKRRRIAQETRDIFAPLANRLGIWHFKWELEDLSFKYLEPEAFRQIQQYVSEKRTSREEKLAKATAILRDRLQQAGIKCLDISGRPKHLYSIYQKMQRQQKEFHEIYDLAALRIIVETNEECYRALAIVHDAFRPIPGRFKDYIGLPKPNRYQSLHTGVIGLTGRPLEVQIRTMEMHHIAEYGIAAHWKYKETGSSNTSHLTATDEKFTWLRQLLEWQSDLKDAQEYLDSVKDNLFEDDVYVFTPKGDVVPLSPGSTSIDFAYHIHTEVGNHCAGAKVNGRMVPLSTRLHNGDIVEIMTQKNSHPSLDWLNFARTSAAKYRIKQWYKRSRREENIARGRELLEKELGKTGFDSLLKSDAMQSVSEKCNYHSVEDLLAGLGYGEITLNLVLNRWREVVKAQQPMVDAPPFLPKESATAKALRDAPTTARFTDSPILGVEGLVYHLAGCCTPIPGEPIIGVVTRGKGISIHRQGCHNLENVEYERLVPVSWNGAAEHSSRPHSYPVNIQIEALDRVGVLKDILSRLSDQGINVRYAQVKTAIGQPALMDLGIDIRDRPQLEQVFTQIKKMSDILNIRRVGQIDE, from the coding sequence ATGAGCACCATAGTTCTCAATTCCACAGTTGATGTTCCGCTTCCAGAATGGCTCAAGAAATGCATCATCCATTCATCAGGAAGTGGTGGCAATTCAGAAAACGATCGAAGGTATAATGATGCAAATTTAATCTGTCGAGCATTTGAATTTGCTTATAAACTGCATCAGGGACAATACCGAAAATCTGGCGAACCATACATTTGTCATCCCGTCGCTGTAGCAGGATTACTGCGCGACTTAGGGGGTAGTCCTGCTATGATAGCAGCTGGATTTCTCCATGATGTAGTCGAGGATACAGATGTCACAATTGAGCAAATAGAAGAGTTTTTTGGCGCAGAAGTCAGGCAATTAGTCGAAGGTGTCACCAAACTTTCTAAAATAAATTTCAAAAGCAAAACTGAAAGTCAAGCAGAAAACTTCCGGCGGATGTTTTTGGCAATGGCTAAGGATATTAGAGTCATTGTGGTGAAGTTGGCAGACCGTCTACATAATATGCGAACTTTACAAGTAATGCCAGATGAAAAACGTCGCCGCATTGCCCAAGAAACACGAGATATTTTTGCTCCTTTAGCTAATCGTTTGGGGATCTGGCATTTTAAATGGGAATTAGAAGATTTATCGTTTAAATATTTAGAGCCAGAGGCTTTCCGGCAAATTCAACAATATGTTTCCGAAAAACGTACATCACGAGAAGAAAAATTAGCAAAAGCTACGGCAATTTTGCGCGATCGCTTGCAACAAGCGGGCATAAAATGCCTCGATATTAGCGGTCGTCCCAAGCATCTTTATAGTATTTACCAGAAGATGCAACGACAGCAAAAAGAATTTCATGAAATTTATGATTTAGCAGCGTTACGGATTATTGTTGAGACCAATGAGGAATGCTATCGTGCTTTAGCGATAGTTCATGATGCCTTTCGTCCTATTCCTGGGAGATTTAAAGATTATATTGGTTTACCAAAACCGAACCGTTACCAGTCATTACATACTGGGGTAATTGGATTAACTGGTCGTCCTTTAGAAGTGCAAATCCGCACAATGGAAATGCACCATATCGCTGAGTACGGAATTGCTGCTCATTGGAAATATAAAGAAACTGGCAGTTCTAATACTAGCCATTTAACAGCAACAGATGAAAAATTTACTTGGTTACGGCAACTACTAGAATGGCAAAGCGATTTAAAAGATGCTCAAGAGTATCTTGATAGCGTCAAAGATAATTTATTTGAAGATGATGTTTATGTTTTCACCCCTAAGGGTGATGTTGTGCCTTTAAGTCCCGGTTCTACTAGTATAGATTTTGCTTATCACATTCATACAGAAGTAGGAAACCACTGTGCAGGGGCTAAGGTGAATGGGCGCATGGTTCCACTATCAACGCGGTTACACAACGGCGATATTGTGGAAATTATGACCCAAAAGAATAGCCATCCTAGTTTGGATTGGTTGAACTTTGCCAGAACTTCCGCCGCTAAATATCGGATTAAACAATGGTACAAGCGATCGCGCCGCGAAGAAAATATTGCTCGTGGTCGAGAATTATTAGAAAAAGAACTTGGTAAAACTGGTTTTGACAGCCTGCTGAAATCGGATGCAATGCAGAGTGTATCCGAAAAGTGTAATTATCACAGCGTGGAAGATTTACTCGCTGGTTTGGGTTACGGTGAAATCACGCTCAATCTCGTACTGAATCGTTGGCGAGAAGTAGTCAAAGCCCAACAACCTATGGTAGACGCACCGCCATTTCTACCAAAAGAATCCGCCACAGCAAAAGCTTTACGAGATGCGCCGACAACTGCACGCTTCACAGATTCACCAATTCTTGGGGTAGAAGGTTTGGTGTATCATCTGGCTGGGTGTTGTACGCCAATTCCAGGCGAACCAATTATTGGCGTAGTTACACGCGGTAAGGGAATTTCCATTCATCGCCAAGGCTGCCATAATCTCGAAAACGTGGAGTACGAACGCTTAGTACCAGTTAGCTGGAATGGAGCAGCAGAACATAGCTCTCGTCCTCATTCTTACCCAGTGAATATTCAAATTGAAGCACTTGACCGCGTGGGCGTTTTAAAAGATATTTTGTCTCGTCTGAGCGACCAGGGGATCAACGTCCGCTATGCTCAGGTAAAAACTGCCATTGGACAACCAGCTTTAATGGACTTGGGTATAGATATACGCGATCGCCCCCAACTAGAACAAGTGTTCACCCAAATTAAAAAAATGAGCGACATTCTCAATATACGTCGCGTCGGTCAGATTGACGAGTAA
- a CDS encoding hydantoinase/oxoprolinase gives MLKFFADRGGTFTDIVAITNDRAIIEKLVNHPERFLIVTLPNHEWIIVYKLLSEKPEQYQDAAIQGIRDIIGINSNKPIPTEVIEVMKMGTTVATNALLERKGDRVALFITKGFKDALRIGYQNRPDIFARHIVLPTMLYEQVIEVDERYDAYGQELIPVNIAQVKKDLQAVYNAEIRSCAIVFMHSDRYHYHEQQVEQIAQEIGFTQISVSHKVSPLMKLVSRGDTTVVDAYLTPILRRYVNQVASQLPGIRLMFMKSDGGLVAAEQFQGKDSILSGPAGGIVGAVQTSKRAGFELVITFDMGGTSTDVAHFKGEYERQLESEIAGARMRVPVLAINTIAAGGGSILFFDGSSYRVGPESAGSNPGPACYRRGGPLAVTDANVMLGKIHPQYFPSVFGIDGNLPLDKNIVVQKFTQLAQEIATTTGNTSTPEQVAAGFITIAVENMANAIKKISLQRGYDVSKYVLCCFGGAGGQVACLIANTLGMKTIFLHPYAGVLSAYGMGLADVRAIREKGVEQPLTPALIPQLQQLMENLITQARSELSEYEDSSQQELVQKLNLKYEVTNSTLTVDFASDVKVMQGEFEAEHKSRYGFIQLEKSLIVESVSVEVIQKMDTPEESLISRTRPLDELPKAVEIVRMFAADQWHDTPVYRREDLQPEDSINGPAVIAEKISTIVVEPNWTARLNERNHLILQLKN, from the coding sequence ATGTTAAAATTTTTTGCAGACAGAGGCGGAACATTCACAGATATTGTTGCTATTACTAACGATCGGGCAATTATAGAAAAACTTGTAAATCATCCCGAACGTTTTTTAATTGTGACCCTGCCTAATCATGAATGGATTATAGTCTATAAATTACTTTCAGAAAAACCCGAACAATATCAAGATGCTGCTATCCAAGGTATTCGCGATATTATCGGTATTAACAGCAATAAACCTATCCCTACTGAAGTCATAGAAGTAATGAAAATGGGAACAACAGTAGCTACAAATGCACTGTTAGAAAGAAAAGGGGATAGAGTAGCGCTGTTCATTACCAAAGGCTTTAAAGATGCATTAAGAATTGGCTACCAAAATCGTCCTGATATCTTTGCTCGTCATATCGTTTTACCCACGATGCTTTATGAGCAGGTGATTGAAGTAGACGAACGCTATGATGCTTACGGACAAGAATTAATTCCTGTAAATATTGCACAAGTTAAAAAAGATTTACAAGCAGTTTACAACGCAGAAATTCGGAGTTGCGCGATTGTATTTATGCACAGCGATCGCTATCATTACCACGAACAACAAGTCGAACAAATTGCTCAGGAAATTGGATTCACTCAAATATCAGTATCTCACAAAGTTAGCCCATTAATGAAATTAGTGAGCCGAGGAGATACAACAGTTGTAGATGCTTATTTAACTCCGATTTTGCGGCGCTACGTCAACCAAGTAGCTAGTCAATTACCTGGAATCAGATTGATGTTTATGAAATCTGACGGCGGTTTAGTAGCAGCCGAACAATTTCAAGGTAAAGATAGCATTTTAAGCGGCCCGGCTGGGGGAATTGTTGGTGCAGTTCAAACTAGTAAAAGAGCAGGGTTCGAGTTAGTAATTACCTTTGATATGGGTGGAACCAGTACAGATGTTGCCCATTTTAAAGGCGAGTATGAACGACAATTAGAATCAGAAATTGCTGGCGCTAGGATGCGAGTTCCCGTATTAGCAATAAATACTATTGCGGCTGGTGGCGGTTCAATTTTATTTTTTGATGGTTCTAGTTATCGCGTCGGGCCAGAATCGGCTGGTTCAAATCCCGGCCCTGCTTGTTATCGACGTGGTGGCCCTTTAGCGGTGACTGATGCTAATGTTATGTTAGGCAAAATTCATCCGCAATATTTCCCTTCAGTCTTTGGTATTGATGGCAATTTACCCTTAGATAAAAATATTGTTGTTCAGAAATTTACCCAATTAGCTCAAGAAATTGCCACAACAACAGGAAACACTAGTACCCCCGAACAAGTAGCCGCAGGATTTATTACCATTGCTGTAGAGAATATGGCTAATGCCATTAAAAAAATCAGCTTACAACGGGGCTATGATGTTAGTAAATATGTGCTTTGTTGTTTTGGCGGTGCAGGCGGACAAGTGGCTTGTTTAATTGCTAATACTCTAGGGATGAAAACTATATTTTTACATCCTTATGCAGGAGTTCTCTCTGCTTACGGAATGGGATTAGCTGATGTCAGAGCAATTAGAGAAAAAGGAGTAGAACAACCTTTAACACCAGCATTAATTCCACAATTACAACAGTTAATGGAGAATTTGATAACTCAGGCGAGAAGTGAACTCAGCGAATATGAAGATAGTAGCCAACAAGAATTAGTGCAAAAATTAAATTTAAAATATGAAGTTACTAACTCTACATTAACCGTGGATTTTGCTTCAGATGTGAAAGTGATGCAAGGAGAGTTTGAGGCTGAACATAAATCTCGTTACGGTTTTATTCAATTAGAAAAATCTTTAATTGTTGAATCTGTTTCAGTAGAGGTCATTCAGAAAATGGATACTCCTGAAGAATCCTTAATTAGTCGTACACGTCCTTTAGATGAACTTCCTAAAGCTGTTGAAATAGTTAGGATGTTTGCTGCCGATCAATGGCATGATACACCAGTTTATCGCCGGGAAGATTTACAACCAGAAGATAGTATTAATGGCCCGGCAGTTATTGCAGAAAAAATTAGTACGATTGTAGTTGAGCCTAACTGGACAGCAAGATTAAATGAGCGTAACCATTTAATTTTACAGCTTAAAAATTAA
- a CDS encoding EmrB/QacA family drug resistance transporter yields MATNINRSNVNQAGYVQGPLKWAIAFSAALGAILEVIDTSIVNVALTSMQASLGATVSEIGWVVSGYAIANVVMIPLSAWLGDYFGKKNYFIFSLIGFTIASVVCGLAINLPMLVVSRIAQGLFGGGLLAKAQAILFETFPPAEQGLAQAVFGVGVISGPAIGPTLGGYLTDGLGWRWIFFVNIPFGILAVVMCWMFLPKDKDKSQAQSQAVDWLGIGFLVLAIGCLQTFLEEGESDDWFSSGFITSLAITSVVGLALFIWQELRTPHPAVDLRVLHHRSLAAGSVLSAVVGMGLYGALFAVPIFAQSILQFTATQTGLLLAPGALASAIVMVMLGKLSTKIDARILIAIGGVGTAMVMFDLSKLTSQTGADDLFWPLVWRGAFTVLMFLPLSLATLGPLPKKDVSAGSGFYNLTRQLGGSVGIAILTTLLDKREAFHRAMLLANLTPYSPETNQRLDLLTGAMQSQGMDAATAHQQALALLSQTVDVQAAVLSFADIFRVVGVAFLCSLPLLLFLGKGGAGAKAPVGH; encoded by the coding sequence ATGGCTACAAACATTAATCGTTCCAATGTCAACCAAGCTGGTTATGTTCAGGGGCCTCTGAAGTGGGCGATCGCCTTTTCTGCTGCCCTTGGTGCAATTCTAGAAGTGATTGATACCAGCATTGTCAACGTGGCTCTGACCTCAATGCAAGCCAGCCTCGGGGCAACTGTGAGTGAAATTGGCTGGGTAGTCAGCGGATATGCGATCGCCAACGTCGTCATGATTCCCTTATCTGCTTGGTTGGGAGATTACTTTGGCAAAAAAAACTACTTTATTTTTTCGCTGATTGGCTTCACCATCGCCTCAGTTGTCTGTGGGCTAGCGATTAATCTCCCCATGCTGGTTGTCTCCCGGATTGCCCAAGGATTATTTGGTGGGGGATTGCTAGCAAAAGCCCAAGCTATCTTATTTGAAACATTTCCTCCCGCTGAACAAGGTTTAGCCCAAGCAGTCTTTGGGGTAGGAGTGATTTCTGGCCCAGCCATTGGCCCGACTTTAGGAGGCTACCTCACCGATGGTTTAGGTTGGCGCTGGATTTTCTTTGTGAATATTCCTTTTGGCATCTTGGCTGTGGTGATGTGTTGGATGTTTTTACCCAAGGATAAAGATAAAAGTCAGGCACAAAGCCAAGCCGTCGATTGGTTGGGGATCGGGTTTTTAGTACTTGCGATTGGCTGTTTACAAACCTTCTTAGAAGAAGGAGAGAGTGATGACTGGTTTTCCTCCGGCTTCATCACCAGCTTGGCTATTACCAGCGTTGTGGGATTGGCACTATTTATTTGGCAAGAACTCAGAACGCCTCATCCTGCTGTAGATTTAAGAGTGCTACATCACCGTTCCTTAGCAGCGGGGAGTGTTTTATCTGCGGTTGTAGGAATGGGATTGTATGGTGCACTATTTGCTGTGCCGATTTTTGCTCAGAGTATTCTGCAATTTACCGCTACTCAGACAGGACTTTTATTGGCTCCTGGTGCTTTAGCTTCAGCGATTGTCATGGTGATGTTAGGTAAATTATCTACCAAAATCGATGCCAGAATTTTAATTGCGATCGGCGGTGTGGGCACAGCTATGGTGATGTTTGATTTGTCAAAGCTCACCTCCCAAACTGGAGCCGATGATTTATTTTGGCCTTTGGTATGGCGTGGGGCTTTTACGGTACTCATGTTTTTGCCTTTAAGTTTGGCAACTTTAGGGCCGCTTCCCAAAAAAGATGTATCAGCAGGATCGGGCTTTTACAACCTCACCCGACAACTCGGTGGTAGCGTTGGTATTGCGATTCTCACTACGCTACTGGATAAACGCGAAGCTTTTCATCGAGCCATGTTGTTAGCAAACCTTACCCCTTATAGCCCAGAAACGAATCAGCGTCTTGATTTACTAACTGGGGCGATGCAAAGCCAAGGTATGGATGCAGCCACAGCACATCAGCAAGCACTGGCTTTACTGAGCCAAACAGTAGATGTCCAAGCAGCTGTTTTGTCTTTTGCAGATATATTTCGTGTGGTGGGAGTAGCGTTTCTTTGCTCGTTGCCTTTGTTGCTATTTTTGGGTAAAGGTGGAGCAGGAGCAAAAGCACCAGTGGGTCATTAG
- a CDS encoding signal transduction protein, producing the protein MATEQELKSLFNTLDTDRDGKVSINELFLSPGLSAIISAETGVSSPQELLAMHGDKDGSITFEQLKKVVESAGNLN; encoded by the coding sequence ATGGCAACCGAACAAGAGCTTAAATCTCTTTTTAATACCTTGGATACAGATCGAGATGGCAAAGTTTCCATAAACGAGCTTTTTTTAAGCCCAGGCTTAAGTGCAATCATCTCAGCAGAAACAGGCGTCAGTAGCCCCCAGGAGTTGTTAGCTATGCATGGTGATAAAGACGGTAGTATCACCTTTGAACAGTTAAAGAAAGTTGTTGAGTCAGCTGGAAATTTGAATTAA